One window from the genome of Salmo salar chromosome ssa25, Ssal_v3.1, whole genome shotgun sequence encodes:
- the cg057 gene encoding CG057 protein isoform X1 yields the protein MNTDTDRRQNDHGVGNGDDDSTKAAPTSQIPGLSDDANNGPEERTKGRRTGVNESDSAYTKLAKQGGQRGKNGLLWHEETNLDTKPNSASSYKAPNWFSGSPKAPEQASPTESFQNYMSTNAPFGSDNKSTWERDFDDKEKISPNSQMENLSLASGKNEDAAGNFKKTPAAPLPIDGAEEISQKSQNSTPVNMSTLLSFGYLEDQKGAPNTHSSSSKE from the exons aTGAACACTGACACAGATCGCCGACAAAACGACCATG gcgTTGGCAATGGTGATGATGATTCAACAAAAGCTGCCCCGACCTCCCAGATTCCTGGACTGTCTGACGATGCTAACAATGGTCCTGAGGAGAGGACTAAAGGACGCCGTACGGGAGTTAATGAGTCCGATTCTGCGTATACTAAACTGGCTAAACAAGGAGGACAGAGGGGTAAAAACG GTTTATTGTGGCACGAGGAGACCAATTTGGACACCAAACCTAATTCTGCATCATCTTACAAAGCTCCAAACTGGTTCTCTGGATCTCCAAAAGCTCCAGAGCAAGCAAG CCCAACTGAGAGCTTTCAAAACTACATGTCAACTAATGCTCCCTTTGGGAGTGATAATAAGTCAACTTGGGAAAgggactttgatgacaaagagAAG ATCTCTCCCAACAGCCAGATGGAGAACTTGTCCTTAGCATCAGGAAAGAATGAAGATGCAGCAGGCAATTTCAAGAAAAC CCCAGCAGCCCCGCTACCAATTGATGGGGCTGAAGAAAT ATCTCAGAAATCTCAGAATTCGACCCCTGTCAACATGTCTACGCTCTTGAGCTTTGGCTATTTAGAGGACCAGAAAGGGGCACCAAATACGCATTCATCAA GTTCCAAGGAGTAG
- the cg057 gene encoding CG057 protein isoform X3 has translation MNTDTDRRQNDHGVGNGDDDSTKAAPTSQIPGLSDDANNGPEERTKGRRTGVNESDSAYTKLAKQGGQRGKNGLLWHEETNLDTKPNSASSYKAPNWFSGSPKAPEQASPTESFQNYMSTNAPFGSDNKSTWERDFDDKEKISPNSQMENLSLASGKNEDAAGNFKKTSQKSQNSTPVNMSTLLSFGYLEDQKGAPNTHSSSSKE, from the exons aTGAACACTGACACAGATCGCCGACAAAACGACCATG gcgTTGGCAATGGTGATGATGATTCAACAAAAGCTGCCCCGACCTCCCAGATTCCTGGACTGTCTGACGATGCTAACAATGGTCCTGAGGAGAGGACTAAAGGACGCCGTACGGGAGTTAATGAGTCCGATTCTGCGTATACTAAACTGGCTAAACAAGGAGGACAGAGGGGTAAAAACG GTTTATTGTGGCACGAGGAGACCAATTTGGACACCAAACCTAATTCTGCATCATCTTACAAAGCTCCAAACTGGTTCTCTGGATCTCCAAAAGCTCCAGAGCAAGCAAG CCCAACTGAGAGCTTTCAAAACTACATGTCAACTAATGCTCCCTTTGGGAGTGATAATAAGTCAACTTGGGAAAgggactttgatgacaaagagAAG ATCTCTCCCAACAGCCAGATGGAGAACTTGTCCTTAGCATCAGGAAAGAATGAAGATGCAGCAGGCAATTTCAAGAAAAC ATCTCAGAAATCTCAGAATTCGACCCCTGTCAACATGTCTACGCTCTTGAGCTTTGGCTATTTAGAGGACCAGAAAGGGGCACCAAATACGCATTCATCAA GTTCCAAGGAGTAG
- the cg057 gene encoding CG057 protein isoform X2: MNTDTDRRQNDHGVGNGDDDSTKAAPTSQIPGLSDDANNGPEERTKGRRTGVNESDSAYTKLAKQGGQRGLLWHEETNLDTKPNSASSYKAPNWFSGSPKAPEQASPTESFQNYMSTNAPFGSDNKSTWERDFDDKEKISPNSQMENLSLASGKNEDAAGNFKKTPAAPLPIDGAEEISQKSQNSTPVNMSTLLSFGYLEDQKGAPNTHSSSSKE, from the exons aTGAACACTGACACAGATCGCCGACAAAACGACCATG gcgTTGGCAATGGTGATGATGATTCAACAAAAGCTGCCCCGACCTCCCAGATTCCTGGACTGTCTGACGATGCTAACAATGGTCCTGAGGAGAGGACTAAAGGACGCCGTACGGGAGTTAATGAGTCCGATTCTGCGTATACTAAACTGGCTAAACAAGGAGGACAGAGGG GTTTATTGTGGCACGAGGAGACCAATTTGGACACCAAACCTAATTCTGCATCATCTTACAAAGCTCCAAACTGGTTCTCTGGATCTCCAAAAGCTCCAGAGCAAGCAAG CCCAACTGAGAGCTTTCAAAACTACATGTCAACTAATGCTCCCTTTGGGAGTGATAATAAGTCAACTTGGGAAAgggactttgatgacaaagagAAG ATCTCTCCCAACAGCCAGATGGAGAACTTGTCCTTAGCATCAGGAAAGAATGAAGATGCAGCAGGCAATTTCAAGAAAAC CCCAGCAGCCCCGCTACCAATTGATGGGGCTGAAGAAAT ATCTCAGAAATCTCAGAATTCGACCCCTGTCAACATGTCTACGCTCTTGAGCTTTGGCTATTTAGAGGACCAGAAAGGGGCACCAAATACGCATTCATCAA GTTCCAAGGAGTAG
- the cg057 gene encoding CG057 protein isoform X4, with the protein MNTDTDRRQNDHGVGNGDDDSTKAAPTSQIPGLSDDANNGPEERTKGRRTGVNESDSAYTKLAKQGGQRGLLWHEETNLDTKPNSASSYKAPNWFSGSPKAPEQASPTESFQNYMSTNAPFGSDNKSTWERDFDDKEKISPNSQMENLSLASGKNEDAAGNFKKTSQKSQNSTPVNMSTLLSFGYLEDQKGAPNTHSSSSKE; encoded by the exons aTGAACACTGACACAGATCGCCGACAAAACGACCATG gcgTTGGCAATGGTGATGATGATTCAACAAAAGCTGCCCCGACCTCCCAGATTCCTGGACTGTCTGACGATGCTAACAATGGTCCTGAGGAGAGGACTAAAGGACGCCGTACGGGAGTTAATGAGTCCGATTCTGCGTATACTAAACTGGCTAAACAAGGAGGACAGAGGG GTTTATTGTGGCACGAGGAGACCAATTTGGACACCAAACCTAATTCTGCATCATCTTACAAAGCTCCAAACTGGTTCTCTGGATCTCCAAAAGCTCCAGAGCAAGCAAG CCCAACTGAGAGCTTTCAAAACTACATGTCAACTAATGCTCCCTTTGGGAGTGATAATAAGTCAACTTGGGAAAgggactttgatgacaaagagAAG ATCTCTCCCAACAGCCAGATGGAGAACTTGTCCTTAGCATCAGGAAAGAATGAAGATGCAGCAGGCAATTTCAAGAAAAC ATCTCAGAAATCTCAGAATTCGACCCCTGTCAACATGTCTACGCTCTTGAGCTTTGGCTATTTAGAGGACCAGAAAGGGGCACCAAATACGCATTCATCAA GTTCCAAGGAGTAG
- the cg057 gene encoding CG057 protein, whose protein sequence is MNTDTDRRQNDHGVGNGDDDSTKAAPTSQIPGLSDDANNGPEERTKGRRTGVNESDSAYTKLAKQGGQRGLLWHEETNLDTKPNSASSYKAPNWFSGSPKAPEQASPTESFQNYMSTNAPFGSDNKSTWERDFDDKEKISPNSQMENLSLASGKNEDAAGNFKKT, encoded by the exons aTGAACACTGACACAGATCGCCGACAAAACGACCATG gcgTTGGCAATGGTGATGATGATTCAACAAAAGCTGCCCCGACCTCCCAGATTCCTGGACTGTCTGACGATGCTAACAATGGTCCTGAGGAGAGGACTAAAGGACGCCGTACGGGAGTTAATGAGTCCGATTCTGCGTATACTAAACTGGCTAAACAAGGAGGACAGAGGG GTTTATTGTGGCACGAGGAGACCAATTTGGACACCAAACCTAATTCTGCATCATCTTACAAAGCTCCAAACTGGTTCTCTGGATCTCCAAAAGCTCCAGAGCAAGCAAG CCCAACTGAGAGCTTTCAAAACTACATGTCAACTAATGCTCCCTTTGGGAGTGATAATAAGTCAACTTGGGAAAgggactttgatgacaaagagAAG ATCTCTCCCAACAGCCAGATGGAGAACTTGTCCTTAGCATCAGGAAAGAATGAAGATGCAGCAGGCAATTTCAAGAAAACGTGA